A segment of the Frankineae bacterium MT45 genome:
CCAGTGCCCTGGCCCGCCTCGGGATCGCCGACTCGGGCATCGATCTCAGCACGTTCGGCTACGACGGGACGCGCTACAGCGCCGACGGCGGATCGCTTTCGGTCCTCAACCGGCCGCCGATGTGCAGCATCGATCACGGACAACACGGCTCCAGATCCTTCGCCGACGGCTAAGGATCACAGGCACCGCTGCTACGCCGTCGGAGCGCGGCGGCTCTCCGGATCCGCTCCTCGATGCCTTTCGCAAGCTGGTGAACAAAGTGAGCCCGATCACTTTTGGGTCTTCCCTCGACGCCCACTTAGGGCCAGACTGGATTCACGAGACAACATTCTTCAAGGGGTGAATTCGTGGGCGGATTGGTTGGCGACGCGACACAGTTGAGGGCGGTCAATCGGGCGATCGAGGAGCTACAGGCACGTGTGGGTGAGGCCCGCAACGCCTACGGCAACATCCCTCCGATAAGCCGTCTGGTGAACGATGTGGAGCGGCTGCGCATCGACGCCGGCGACCTCGTCGGCGTGCCCACCCGAGTCCCGGAGCCCGCACTGACGCCCATTCAGATCGACAACACTCCGGCCGACGCGCTCATGTGGCGCGACGCCGACGACGAGGGCATCGGCGGATACCACGGCACCAAGCGGTGACGCGCGCGGACGCACGCGCCGGTGTCTCCGCTCCGGGCCGGGCCCAGGTACCGGCCCGGACGCTGCGCGGGGATCGATGGTGGATCCAGCCGGTTGTCACGGCGACGCTGCTCACGGCTTGGCTGCTCTATGCGCTGATCCGAACGGCGTCCCAGCGTAACTACTTCGTGCCCGAGTACCACTACCTCTCCCCCTTCTCCTCGCCCTGCGTCTCGGCCTCCTGTGATCCGGCGTCACGGGATTTCGGAACCTGGTTCGGCCACTTCCCGCCGTTCGTGCCGTTTGCCTTACTGGTACTGCCCTTTCTCCTTGGCTTCCGGCTGACCTGTTACTACTACCGCAAGGCGTACTACCGCTCGTTCTGGCTCTCCCCGCCGGCCTGCGCGGTGCCCGAGCCGCACACCCGCTATACCGGAGAGACCCGCTTCCCCCTGATCGTGCAGAACGCTCATCGCTACTTCTTCTATCTCGCGGTGGTTATCTCGGTCATCAACAGCTACGACGCCGTCCGCTCCTTCCACGGTGCCGACGGCGGCTTCGGTATCGGGCTCGGCACCATCATCATCGTGGTGAACGTCTTGTTTCTGTGGACGTACACGATCTCCTGCCACTCCTGCCGGCATCTGATGGGCGGGCGCCTGAAGCACTTCTCGGTGCACCCCTTCCGGTACAAGGCCTGGACGTTCGTGAGCCGCCTCAACACCCGGCACATGCAGCTGGCCTGGACGACGCTGGCCACGCTTGTCATCACCGATGGCTACATCGCCCTCGTCGCCTCCGGCACGATCACCGACCCACGACTCTTCAACTGACGGGCATCCTGCAACGATGAGTGCTGAAGTAGAGACCCATGACTACGACGTCCTGATCATCGGGGCGGGCGGCGCCGGTCTGCGCGCGGCGATCGCGGCCCGTGAGGAGGGGATGCGTACCGCGATCATCTGCAAGTCCCTATTCGGCAAGGCACATACGGTCATGGCCGAGGGCGGCATCGCGGCCAGCATGGGCAACGTCAACTCGCACGACAACTGGCAGGTGCACTTCCGTGACACCATGCGCGGCGGCAAGTTCCTGAATTCATGGCGGATGGCCGAACTGCACGCGAAGGAGGCGCCGGACCGGGTCTGGGAACTCGAGACCTACGGGGCGCTCTTCGATCGCACCAAGGACGGCAAGATCAGCCAGCGAAACTTCGGTGGCCACGAGTACCCACGGCTGGCCCATGTCGGGGATCGCACCGGCCTGGAACTGATCCGCACCCTGCAGCAGAAGATCGTCTCGCTGCAGCAGGAGGATCTGCGCGAGAGCGGTGACCTCGACGCCCGGCTGAAGGTCTTCGCCGAGTGCACGATCACCGAACTGCTCCGTGACCCATCTGGATCAATCGCCGGCGCCTTCGGGTACTGGCGGGAGTCGGGACGCTTCGTACTCTTCCGCGCGCCGGCCGTCGTGCTGGCCACCGGCGGGGTCGGGAAGTCCTTCAAGGTCACGTCGAATTCATGGGAGTACACCGGGGACGGGCACGCACTCGCCCTGCGCGCCGGTTCTTCCCTGCTGAATATGGAGTTCATCCAGTTCCATCCGACCGGCATGGTCTGGCCCCCGTCGGTAAAGGGCATTCTGGTCACCGAGTCGGTCCGCGGCGATGGCGGCGTGCTGCGCAACTCCGACGGCAAGCGCTTCATGTTCGACTACGTGCCTGACGTCTTCCGCGGCCAGTACGCCGACAACGAGGCCGAGGCCGACCGCTGGTACGACGACCCCGACAACAACAAGCGAACCCCCGACCTCCTCCCCCGTGATGAGGTGGCGCGGGCCATCAACTCCGAAGTGAAGGCCGGACGCGGATCGCCGCATGGCGGGGTCTTCCTCGACATCGCATCCCGTCGCACGCCGGCTGAGATCCTCAAGCGATTGCCGTCGATGCACCATCAATTCAAGGAACTGGCCGACGTTGACATCACCTCCGAGCCGATGGAGGTCGGCCCGACCTGTCACTACGTGATGGGTGGGGTCGAGGTCGATCCGGACACGGCCGCGGCGGCGGGCGTCGCCGGGCTCTTCGCCGCCGGCGAGGTCGCCGGCGGAATGCACGGGTCGAACCGGCTGGGCGGCAACTCGCTCTCGGACCTGCTCGTCTTCGGCCGGCGCGCCGGTGTCGGCTCGGCCCAGTACGTCAAGTCGCTCGGCGCTGGCCGCCCGCAGGTCAGCCCGGAGCAGGTCGACGCGGCCAGCTCCAACGCCCTGGCCCCATTCGCCAATGAGGGTGGCGAGAATCCGTACACGCTGCACCAGGAACTTCAGCAGACCATGAACGATCTGGTGGGGATCATCCGCAAGGCCGAGGAGGTCGAGCAGGCTCTCGCCAAGCTTCAGGAGTTGAAGGTGCGCGCCCGGACGGTCACGGTGGAGGGGCATCGGCAGTTCAACCCGGGCTGGCATCTCGCCCTGGATCTGCGCAACATGCTCGCCGTGAGTGAGTGCGTCGCCCGAGCCGCCCTGCTGCGCGAGGAGAGCCGCGGCGGCCATACCCGCGACGACTTCCCGAAGATGGATCCGAACTGGCGTCGGGTGAATCTCATCTGCTCCCTGAATGGCGACGGGATCGACGTGACCCGCCAACCGATGTCGACGATGCGCGACGACCTGATCTCCCTCTTCGCCCGCGACGAACTGGGCAAGTACCTCACCGACGAAGAACTCAACGCACTGCCGGAGGCGACCGAATGAGCTATCAGGCGAAGTTCCGAGTGTGGCGCGGGGACTCCGAGGCCGGGGACCTGGCCGACTTCGATGTCGAGGTCAACGAGGGCGAGGTCGTCCTCGACATCATCCACCGACTGCAGGCCACCCAGGCCGGCGATCTGGCCGTCCGCTGGAACTGCAAGGCCGGCAAATGCGGGTCGTGCAGCGCGGAGATCAACGGGCGTCCGCGCCTGCTCTGCATGACCCGGATGTCGACCTTCACCGAGGCCGAGGTGATCACCGTGACTCCGCTGCGGGCGTTCCCGGTCATCAAGGACCTGGTCACCGACGTCTCCTTCAACTACACAAAGGCACGGGAGGTCCCGGCCTTCGCGCCGCCGGCGGGCGTCGCCGCTGGTGAGTACCGGATGGCCCAGGTCGACGTGGAACGGTCACAGGAGTTCCGCAAGTGCATCGAGTGCTTCCTCTGCCAGGACACCTGCCACGTGGTACGCGATCACGAGGAGAACAAGACTGCCTTCGCCGGGCCACGCTTCCTGATGCGCATCGCCGAACTCGACATGCATCCCCTGGACGCCCTCGATCGCAAGAATCAGGCCCAGGAGGAGTTCGGCCTCGGGTTCTGCAATATCACCAAGTGCTGCACCGAGGTCTGCCCGGAGCACATCAAGATCACCGACAACGCGCTGATCCCCATGAAAGAACGGGTGGTTGACCGCAAGTACGACCCACTGGTCTGGCTGGGGAGCAAGATCGGCCGCCGAAAGTAGCGATCGCGCGCGGCCTCACCCCGAGTCGGCGTCCGACAGTTTGAGGCCGTTTATCCAGAGTTTCGTGGTTATCTCTACGACATGCTCCAGCTCGAAGTCGCCCAGCACGAGACAGTCGAGCGCCATCCGGCTCACCATGCTGGAGAGCGCCCGGGAGGCCATCAGCGGGTCGAGCGTCGGATCGGCGAGGCCGCGGGCCTGCAGATCAGCGATGTGCCGGGCGTTTCGGACGGCGAACTTCTCGCCCCGTCGGCTGCGCAGTTCT
Coding sequences within it:
- a CDS encoding succinate dehydrogenase / fumarate reductase iron-sulfur subunit, with protein sequence MSYQAKFRVWRGDSEAGDLADFDVEVNEGEVVLDIIHRLQATQAGDLAVRWNCKAGKCGSCSAEINGRPRLLCMTRMSTFTEAEVITVTPLRAFPVIKDLVTDVSFNYTKAREVPAFAPPAGVAAGEYRMAQVDVERSQEFRKCIECFLCQDTCHVVRDHEENKTAFAGPRFLMRIAELDMHPLDALDRKNQAQEEFGLGFCNITKCCTEVCPEHIKITDNALIPMKERVVDRKYDPLVWLGSKIGRRK
- a CDS encoding succinate dehydrogenase / fumarate reductase flavoprotein subunit — protein: MSAEVETHDYDVLIIGAGGAGLRAAIAAREEGMRTAIICKSLFGKAHTVMAEGGIAASMGNVNSHDNWQVHFRDTMRGGKFLNSWRMAELHAKEAPDRVWELETYGALFDRTKDGKISQRNFGGHEYPRLAHVGDRTGLELIRTLQQKIVSLQQEDLRESGDLDARLKVFAECTITELLRDPSGSIAGAFGYWRESGRFVLFRAPAVVLATGGVGKSFKVTSNSWEYTGDGHALALRAGSSLLNMEFIQFHPTGMVWPPSVKGILVTESVRGDGGVLRNSDGKRFMFDYVPDVFRGQYADNEAEADRWYDDPDNNKRTPDLLPRDEVARAINSEVKAGRGSPHGGVFLDIASRRTPAEILKRLPSMHHQFKELADVDITSEPMEVGPTCHYVMGGVEVDPDTAAAAGVAGLFAAGEVAGGMHGSNRLGGNSLSDLLVFGRRAGVGSAQYVKSLGAGRPQVSPEQVDAASSNALAPFANEGGENPYTLHQELQQTMNDLVGIIRKAEEVEQALAKLQELKVRARTVTVEGHRQFNPGWHLALDLRNMLAVSECVARAALLREESRGGHTRDDFPKMDPNWRRVNLICSLNGDGIDVTRQPMSTMRDDLISLFARDELGKYLTDEELNALPEATE